From Methanobrevibacter sp., the proteins below share one genomic window:
- the mcrD gene encoding methyl-coenzyme M reductase operon protein D — protein MDIEIFPHRVLGSDTTELLLNDLEALDDVRRTVIHGPRFPKGEATLPDKYKERRVITINGEDVVLQVKTARIFIELTMESTIKEIEEICKKHIPYGFDINQDRINYIRKERTVSDRIKYGGDDLPDDLVGMTDQYSKFDDHVNIIKKDNLE, from the coding sequence ATGGATATTGAAATATTTCCTCATAGAGTTCTTGGAAGTGACACAACAGAATTGTTGTTAAACGATTTAGAGGCACTCGATGATGTAAGAAGAACTGTTATTCATGGTCCAAGATTTCCAAAAGGTGAAGCTACTCTGCCTGATAAGTATAAAGAGCGTAGAGTTATTACCATAAATGGTGAGGACGTAGTTTTACAAGTTAAAACTGCTAGAATTTTCATAGAATTGACTATGGAATCTACTATTAAAGAAATTGAAGAAATCTGTAAAAAACACATCCCTTATGGCTTTGATATTAATCAGGATAGAATTAATTATATTAGAAAAGAAAGAACAGTTTCTGATAGAATTAAATATGGGGGAGATGATTTGCCAGATGATTTAGTTGGAATGACAGATCAATATTCCAAGTTTGATGACCATGTGAACATTATTAAAAAGGATAACTTAGAGTAA